A region from the Nitrospinota bacterium genome encodes:
- a CDS encoding PAS domain S-box protein: protein MEEFDLFKSEKLSRAVEALAEAVIITDPGGTITYVNPAFEKITGYSPEEALGKNPRILKSGQNPPERYKEIWDILLQGKIWRGPVINKRKDGSFYHAELTISPIWNDTGRILSYVAVQHEITRELELEEQARLATEEYKVLHAVAKALHKIDSLKGMLNHAMEAITRFNELKVEYKAGIFLADNDKKVLNLFTTIGEFSDEFMEKDKVVPFGDCLCGRAAESGEMLVSNSCFSDDRHTRLFADMTAHGHYIVPLKSREKLIGILFLYTDEDPPWYERSQEILLPTGFNNFFQFCFSQQRASP, encoded by the coding sequence ATGGAAGAATTTGACCTGTTTAAAAGCGAAAAACTTTCCAGAGCGGTGGAGGCCCTCGCGGAAGCCGTGATCATTACCGATCCCGGAGGAACCATCACCTACGTGAACCCGGCCTTTGAAAAAATCACCGGATATTCTCCAGAGGAAGCCTTGGGAAAAAACCCGCGTATTTTAAAAAGCGGTCAAAACCCTCCCGAGAGATATAAAGAAATATGGGACATTCTCCTGCAAGGAAAAATCTGGCGGGGTCCGGTGATCAACAAGCGCAAGGACGGGTCGTTCTACCACGCCGAGTTGACCATCTCCCCCATATGGAACGATACCGGCAGGATTCTGAGTTATGTCGCGGTTCAGCACGAAATCACCAGGGAACTGGAACTTGAGGAGCAAGCCCGGCTGGCAACCGAGGAATACAAGGTTTTGCACGCCGTCGCCAAGGCGCTTCACAAAATCGATTCCCTGAAGGGCATGTTAAATCATGCCATGGAGGCGATCACCCGGTTTAACGAACTCAAGGTGGAATACAAGGCCGGCATCTTCCTGGCAGATAATGACAAAAAGGTGCTGAATCTTTTCACCACCATTGGGGAATTTTCAGATGAGTTTATGGAAAAGGACAAGGTGGTGCCTTTTGGAGACTGCCTGTGCGGACGCGCGGCGGAGTCCGGGGAAATGCTGGTCAGCAACAGCTGTTTTTCCGACGACCGGCACACCCGGTTATTTGCCGACATGACAGCCCACGGTCATTACATCGTCCCTTTAAAGAGCCGGGAAAAACTGATCGGCATCTTATTTCTATATACCGATGAAGATCCTCCCTGGTACGAGCGAAGTCAGGAAATTCTCCTCCCAACCGGCTTCAATAACTTTTTCCAGTTCTGTTTTTCCCAACAGCGCGCTTCCCCATAA
- a CDS encoding ATP-binding protein, with product MLQSPVSTPDVVKTPLKDLKSKLILIMLGVGTLPLLLAMVISYIQGTKSLQNVIGASFQALATETAAKIDFIMLEEIKKNIRLASHPTLVLTVRERFRVTSQMDDAELAQQFSNQAKEWKAKGPGSENLLNNSGSRILKSFIKRYPASQTSTHALFVTDSKGVLVSSINDYPEFFSGDYAFVSKTVKGGEGFVYIGPIRSLSGTDQFGFHCEVPILDQNGKVIGVLHRVYLAKQFFSASIEQIIFGETGHVMLIDSEGMVIDCPVLPTGFKIQDLQLVADVTKPQAGWAITQSDGHTNEGLSIIGYAPLLQTNKATVASSGRKWFTFAWQSSHEVFAPTRKLLLWISAAGFASILLIALMGSLASNRIVNPIRILQNATARIGRGEAVEPLKISTGDEIESLANEINLMNSLLKKAFSGLEEKVEEKTKEVRSLQEYTESILMSVPDVLLIFNDELKAEYVNEAFETLTGISTAKAHAKTLTTLGLEFSGQWQSVMDELQAYAKGSDEKSAKTTKVSLGNQGPRDPLAPKSVGPAWETKNVVTLGNRVFAYQFFDVSITVQKKRQIGLLMKEITEQKSLQDQLTMAEKLSGLGTLTAGIAHEMNNPLFSIMGFTEAILEEKNPEKIKTYAQKVLEKSRHMASVILNMSGYSRSGATDQMRDVNINERLDASIEMAMMASYSNDIKIEKKLSQLPLIKAKPEEIQQIYLNIITNAVQAMDGKGNLIITSFQDNGKIVTTIKDNGPGIPQEYLSKIFDPFFTTKDQGKGTGLGLNIVHRLVDKYGGSISVESTVGKGTKFTISFPVN from the coding sequence ATGCTCCAATCGCCGGTCTCCACTCCTGATGTCGTCAAAACCCCTCTCAAGGATTTAAAGTCCAAGCTAATCCTGATCATGCTGGGCGTGGGAACCCTCCCTCTCCTGCTGGCTATGGTCATCTCTTACATCCAGGGAACAAAATCTCTGCAGAATGTGATTGGGGCCAGTTTCCAGGCGCTGGCCACCGAAACAGCGGCCAAGATCGATTTTATTATGCTGGAGGAAATTAAAAAAAATATCCGTCTGGCCAGCCATCCCACTCTGGTTTTGACCGTAAGAGAACGTTTCCGCGTAACCTCACAAATGGACGATGCCGAACTGGCCCAGCAATTCAGCAATCAGGCTAAGGAGTGGAAAGCTAAAGGCCCTGGTTCCGAAAACCTACTGAATAATTCCGGAAGCCGGATTCTGAAAAGTTTTATAAAAAGATATCCGGCTTCGCAAACCTCCACGCACGCTCTTTTCGTGACGGATTCAAAAGGCGTGCTGGTTTCAAGCATCAATGACTATCCGGAATTTTTCAGTGGGGATTATGCCTTCGTTTCCAAAACCGTCAAAGGGGGAGAAGGATTTGTTTACATCGGCCCCATCCGCTCCCTGTCCGGAACGGATCAATTTGGTTTTCACTGTGAAGTCCCCATTCTCGATCAAAACGGAAAAGTCATTGGCGTTCTGCACCGGGTGTATCTGGCAAAACAATTCTTTTCGGCTTCCATTGAGCAGATAATATTTGGGGAAACCGGTCATGTGATGCTGATTGATTCCGAGGGGATGGTGATCGATTGTCCCGTTCTCCCAACCGGTTTTAAAATTCAGGACCTTCAACTCGTGGCCGATGTCACCAAGCCGCAGGCGGGATGGGCTATCACTCAAAGCGATGGCCACACCAACGAAGGCTTATCGATCATCGGCTATGCCCCCTTGTTGCAAACCAACAAGGCGACCGTGGCATCTTCCGGTAGGAAGTGGTTCACATTTGCCTGGCAATCGTCTCATGAAGTTTTTGCTCCTACCCGAAAATTGCTTCTATGGATTTCAGCGGCGGGTTTTGCGTCTATTCTATTGATCGCCCTCATGGGATCTTTGGCATCCAACAGGATCGTCAACCCCATTCGCATATTACAGAATGCAACCGCCCGTATTGGACGCGGCGAAGCCGTCGAACCCTTAAAGATTTCCACGGGTGATGAAATCGAATCCCTTGCCAATGAAATCAACTTAATGAACTCTTTGTTGAAAAAAGCTTTTTCCGGATTAGAGGAAAAAGTAGAGGAAAAAACAAAGGAGGTACGCTCCCTGCAGGAATATACCGAAAGCATTTTGATGAGCGTTCCCGATGTTCTGCTCATTTTTAACGATGAATTAAAAGCCGAATACGTCAATGAAGCCTTCGAAACATTGACCGGGATATCCACCGCTAAAGCGCATGCCAAAACTCTCACCACCTTGGGATTGGAATTCAGCGGTCAATGGCAATCCGTGATGGATGAATTGCAAGCCTACGCCAAAGGCAGTGATGAAAAATCCGCCAAGACCACCAAGGTCTCTCTTGGAAACCAGGGACCAAGAGACCCGTTGGCGCCAAAATCAGTCGGCCCGGCATGGGAAACCAAAAATGTAGTGACTTTAGGAAACCGGGTGTTTGCCTATCAATTTTTCGATGTCTCCATTACCGTGCAAAAGAAACGACAGATAGGACTCCTTATGAAGGAAATCACCGAACAGAAATCATTGCAGGATCAATTGACCATGGCTGAAAAATTGTCTGGCCTGGGAACACTTACGGCTGGGATTGCCCATGAAATGAATAACCCCCTGTTCTCCATCATGGGGTTTACCGAGGCCATTCTGGAAGAGAAAAATCCTGAGAAAATAAAAACATACGCCCAAAAGGTGTTGGAAAAATCCAGACACATGGCATCAGTTATCCTGAATATGTCAGGTTATTCTCGATCTGGAGCAACAGATCAAATGCGCGATGTTAATATCAACGAGCGGCTGGATGCCTCAATTGAAATGGCGATGATGGCTTCTTACTCAAACGATATCAAAATCGAAAAAAAATTATCCCAACTACCACTTATAAAAGCCAAGCCTGAGGAAATCCAACAAATATATTTAAACATCATTACCAATGCCGTCCAGGCCATGGATGGCAAGGGGAACCTAATCATAACCTCCTTCCAGGACAATGGCAAAATCGTTACAACCATAAAGGACAACGGCCCTGGGATTCCTCAGGAATATCTTTCCAAGATATTCGATCCTTTCTTTACCACCAAGGATCAGGGAAAAGGGACGGGACTGGGATTGAATATCGTGCACCGGCTGGTGGATAAATACGGGGGGAGCATTTCCGTAGAATCAACGGTTGGAAAGGGAACCAAATTCACGATCTCTTTTCCGGTAAATTAA
- a CDS encoding response regulator produces MPKGKILVIDDEEDVREVLRLHLEGAGFHVIEAENGEEGIALLRSEDNMINVGLILCDIRMPKVNGVECVDFLKREAPGIPVVVVTGYPDTEMATSFMKKGVKDYLVKPVEKEKLLKVVDDIVAAGKDIGL; encoded by the coding sequence ATGCCAAAAGGTAAAATTTTAGTCATTGATGATGAGGAAGATGTTCGCGAAGTATTGAGACTCCATTTGGAAGGCGCTGGGTTTCATGTCATAGAAGCTGAAAATGGAGAAGAGGGTATTGCACTTCTTCGGTCGGAAGACAATATGATCAATGTGGGTCTGATTTTATGCGACATCCGAATGCCCAAAGTCAATGGTGTGGAGTGTGTCGATTTTCTCAAACGAGAGGCTCCAGGAATTCCCGTCGTTGTTGTTACGGGTTATCCGGATACGGAAATGGCCACGTCCTTTATGAAAAAAGGCGTGAAAGATTATCTGGTGAAGCCGGTTGAAAAGGAAAAACTTCTTAAAGTTGTGGATGATATAGTGGCCGCCGGAAAAGACATTGGTTTGTAA
- a CDS encoding P-II family nitrogen regulator: MKMIKCYIRHEKLDAVRLKLFELGVPGLSVIEVKGIGKPLSQLKSAPGREMPQFHPRVEISIVLENEAVDEVVDVLVATAQTGSFGDGKIFILPVDDAIRIRTDERGVDALY, from the coding sequence ATGAAAATGATCAAATGCTATATACGACACGAGAAACTGGACGCAGTTCGATTAAAACTGTTTGAATTGGGTGTGCCTGGTCTTTCGGTTATCGAGGTTAAAGGAATCGGCAAACCTTTAAGCCAGTTAAAGTCAGCCCCCGGTAGGGAGATGCCCCAATTCCATCCCAGGGTAGAAATATCCATCGTTTTGGAAAATGAGGCGGTGGATGAAGTGGTGGATGTGCTGGTGGCCACTGCCCAGACGGGTAGTTTTGGTGATGGAAAGATTTTTATCCTCCCTGTAGATGACGCCATCCGTATCAGAACGGATGAAAGAGGCGTGGACGCGCTTTATTAA
- a CDS encoding YggS family pyridoxal phosphate-dependent enzyme, which yields MISDNLAGVKTQIALAAQKVGRDPGSIRLIAVSKTVPEEKIIAAQKAGAELFGENRVQEALEKIDHLGTEGFGWHFIGHLQKNKVKDVIGRFDLIHSVDSVALAQVIDAKSQSEGQLTRILIQVNVSGEASKFGVSLDLLETTLRAIGKMKAIRVEGLMTIPPHDPDLEKSRLIFSRLRELRDRMAGLAIEGVSLQELSMGMSHDFTVAIAEGATLVRVGTAIFGDRPPVEV from the coding sequence TTGATATCAGATAACCTGGCAGGGGTGAAGACCCAAATAGCTCTGGCGGCACAAAAAGTCGGGCGAGATCCAGGAAGTATTCGTCTGATCGCCGTCAGTAAAACCGTTCCTGAAGAAAAAATAATTGCGGCGCAAAAAGCCGGCGCGGAACTATTTGGTGAAAACCGCGTCCAGGAAGCCCTGGAAAAAATCGACCATCTGGGGACGGAGGGTTTTGGCTGGCATTTCATCGGCCATCTGCAGAAGAACAAGGTCAAAGATGTCATTGGACGGTTTGATTTGATTCACTCCGTAGACAGCGTTGCACTGGCTCAGGTGATCGATGCAAAAAGTCAGTCCGAGGGGCAATTAACCCGTATTCTGATTCAGGTAAACGTCTCCGGCGAAGCCTCAAAATTTGGAGTTTCCCTTGACCTGTTGGAAACCACTTTACGGGCCATTGGCAAAATGAAAGCCATTCGCGTCGAGGGGTTGATGACGATTCCCCCTCATGATCCCGACCTCGAAAAGTCTCGACTTATTTTTTCACGATTGCGTGAACTCCGCGATCGTATGGCTGGGCTGGCGATAGAAGGCGTTTCATTACAAGAATTGTCCATGGGCATGTCCCACGATTTCACTGTGGCGATTGCAGAAGGAGCGACTCTGGTGCGGGTGGGGACGGCGATTTTTGGAGACCGGCCACCGGTAGAAGTATGA
- the proC gene encoding pyrroline-5-carboxylate reductase, whose product MLRSKKLGFIGGGNMAEAMIKGLISAGFVDAKSIFVSDVVPNRLEFLHSEYKVKTTSDNRELVEKSDILILAVKPQVVQKVLENVRDLIDAKKLLVSIAAGVPITTILAVLKSGLDRKYNVVRTMPNTPALVQEGVTAIAAGEDVSKVDIQIAHRLFEAVGKTVDVDEVHLDAVTGLSGSGPAYIFMIIEALSDAGVKMGLSRDVANILTIQTVLGSAKLAWESKKHPGELKDMVTSPGGTTISGLHTLEAGGLRTTLMNAVQAATKRSIELGRNAQKQGRAGEKDD is encoded by the coding sequence GTGTTGAGAAGCAAAAAGCTGGGGTTCATTGGCGGGGGAAACATGGCCGAGGCGATGATCAAGGGTTTGATTTCAGCCGGATTTGTTGATGCCAAAAGTATATTTGTGTCCGATGTCGTTCCCAACCGCCTCGAATTCCTGCATTCGGAATACAAGGTAAAAACAACCTCCGATAACCGGGAACTGGTAGAAAAAAGTGACATCCTGATTCTGGCGGTGAAACCGCAAGTGGTACAAAAGGTCCTTGAAAATGTTCGCGACCTCATAGACGCAAAAAAGTTACTGGTGTCCATCGCCGCAGGCGTACCGATCACGACGATTCTCGCCGTATTAAAATCCGGGCTGGATAGAAAGTACAATGTTGTCCGAACCATGCCGAACACGCCGGCGCTGGTTCAGGAGGGGGTCACCGCGATCGCCGCCGGAGAAGATGTTTCCAAGGTGGATATTCAGATTGCCCACCGTCTGTTTGAAGCGGTTGGAAAAACCGTGGATGTCGATGAGGTCCATCTGGATGCGGTTACAGGATTGAGTGGCAGTGGTCCCGCCTATATTTTTATGATCATTGAGGCGCTGTCTGATGCGGGCGTCAAAATGGGCCTGTCCCGTGACGTTGCCAATATCCTGACCATTCAAACTGTTTTAGGGTCGGCTAAACTGGCGTGGGAAAGTAAAAAACATCCTGGCGAGTTGAAAGACATGGTCACGTCTCCCGGCGGCACCACCATCTCCGGGCTTCACACGCTGGAAGCGGGGGGCTTGCGAACCACACTGATGAATGCGGTGCAAGCGGCGACGAAACGGTCGATCGAACTGGGACGCAATGCCCAGAAACAGGGTAGGGCAGGGGAGAAAGATGATTAA
- the larE gene encoding ATP-dependent sacrificial sulfur transferase LarE: MTLTQKQKNLESHLKDLGRVVVAFSGGADSALVLAMSQKVLGNENVLAVTAESESLAERELLGAQKVAAELGVEHLILRTHEMDSPEYRANPINRCYHCKSELYSRLQAIAEKRNITHMVNGINQDDLGDHRPGIIAAREFGVLSPLSQAGFNKNDVRELSRQLGLTTSEKPAMPCLSSRVPYGEPISPEKLAMIEQAEDLLLSLGFTQLRVRHHGEIARIELLKEEMPEFLADAIAETVQQRFKQIGFKYVTLDLEGFRSGRLNDGLKEIDQERAEPCFKSN; encoded by the coding sequence ATGACACTCACACAAAAACAAAAAAACCTGGAGAGCCACTTAAAGGATTTAGGGCGTGTTGTCGTGGCTTTTTCCGGAGGAGCGGACAGTGCTCTGGTGTTGGCTATGTCTCAGAAAGTGCTGGGCAACGAAAATGTTCTTGCCGTAACCGCTGAGTCGGAAAGCCTTGCGGAAAGAGAATTGCTGGGGGCGCAAAAAGTGGCCGCGGAACTTGGAGTCGAGCATTTGATCCTCAGGACCCATGAGATGGACTCCCCCGAATATCGGGCAAACCCCATCAACCGTTGCTATCACTGCAAATCCGAGTTGTATTCCAGGCTCCAAGCCATCGCAGAAAAAAGAAACATCACTCATATGGTCAACGGTATCAATCAGGACGATCTGGGAGATCACCGTCCGGGAATCATAGCGGCCAGGGAGTTCGGAGTGTTGAGCCCCCTTTCCCAGGCAGGATTCAATAAAAATGATGTCCGGGAACTCTCCCGGCAGTTGGGTCTGACCACATCGGAAAAACCGGCCATGCCTTGCCTTTCTTCCCGAGTTCCTTACGGAGAACCCATTTCACCTGAAAAACTTGCCATGATCGAACAGGCGGAGGATCTGTTGCTCTCTCTCGGCTTCACTCAATTGCGGGTCCGCCATCATGGGGAAATCGCCCGCATTGAGTTATTGAAAGAAGAGATGCCTGAATTTCTTGCGGATGCCATTGCCGAAACCGTTCAACAGCGATTCAAACAAATCGGGTTCAAGTATGTGACCTTGGATTTGGAAGGTTTTAGGTCGGGAAGGCTGAACGACGGTCTCAAAGAAATCGATCAGGAAAGGGCGGAGCCATGTTTCAAGTCGAATTAA
- the moaA gene encoding GTP 3',8-cyclase MoaA: protein MTTETGTKRPQLVDGMGRTIVNLRISVTDRCNFRCTYCMPADNVEFMDRVNLLTFEELTRVATIVSKMGINRLRLTGGEPLMRKDLPQLVKMLSKVEGIDDIAMTTNAFFLKEHARSLKEAGLKRLNVSLDALDPEKFKHVNRRDCLQQVLDGLQEAARVGFDSIKINAVAMKNFSETEILHLVEMGRSDGFEVRFIEFMPLDSDQAWERDKVLFGHEIVDLIRKKYDLVPIDNSLEIGPASEYKFADGKGKIGIITAVSNPFCDHCNRIRMTADGTLRTCLFSTHETNLKDLIRAGASDATIIETIQQAVLIKEPGHKINLDDFERPQRAMHAIGG from the coding sequence ATGACAACTGAAACGGGAACCAAAAGACCACAGTTGGTAGATGGAATGGGCCGAACGATTGTCAATCTGCGCATTTCCGTCACCGATCGTTGTAATTTTCGTTGTACCTATTGTATGCCCGCGGACAATGTGGAGTTCATGGACCGGGTCAACCTTCTAACCTTTGAAGAACTCACCCGAGTCGCAACGATCGTCTCTAAAATGGGGATCAACCGTCTGCGATTGACGGGCGGCGAACCTTTGATGCGCAAGGATCTCCCTCAGTTGGTAAAGATGCTTTCCAAAGTGGAAGGCATTGATGACATCGCCATGACCACCAATGCCTTTTTCCTAAAAGAACATGCCAGAAGCCTGAAAGAGGCCGGTCTCAAACGCTTGAACGTCAGCCTCGATGCCCTGGACCCGGAAAAATTCAAGCACGTCAACCGCCGCGATTGTCTCCAGCAAGTTTTGGACGGCCTTCAGGAAGCGGCTCGAGTCGGTTTCGATTCGATCAAAATCAACGCCGTCGCCATGAAAAACTTTTCCGAGACCGAAATTCTCCATCTCGTTGAAATGGGCCGGTCGGACGGATTTGAGGTGCGTTTTATCGAGTTCATGCCTCTCGATTCAGATCAGGCCTGGGAACGGGACAAAGTCCTGTTTGGCCACGAAATAGTAGACCTCATCCGCAAAAAATACGACTTGGTTCCTATTGACAACTCTTTGGAGATCGGACCGGCAAGCGAATATAAATTTGCCGACGGCAAAGGCAAAATAGGCATCATCACCGCCGTCAGCAATCCGTTCTGCGACCATTGCAACCGCATCCGCATGACCGCCGACGGCACATTGCGCACTTGCCTGTTCTCCACCCACGAAACCAACCTCAAAGATCTGATTCGGGCGGGAGCCTCAGATGCAACGATTATTGAGACCATTCAGCAAGCGGTGCTGATCAAAGAGCCGGGGCACAAAATCAATCTGGATGATTTCGAGCGTCCGCAACGGGCCATGCATGCCATTGGCGGCTGA
- a CDS encoding NifU family protein: MSVLEDKYSKKFEEVAAQPKNRGAYYQEDANEKGMALVEAKFKDMKLYWLVDTEEDRVYSAKFFAYGGKVSLAIGEMLCSLVKGLTITEACSLLGSDVENHLRDEPEVPSVPESKLFAFGAVEELLKIIKDDYTGAKGLAIASAAAKKEGKPKRSMAELSMAEQAWLGLSLDDQKAQINLVLDDKIRPALMADGGNVEVLDVVDGEKIMIQYQGACGSCGSSLGATLSFMEQALRSEIYNELIVVPNM, encoded by the coding sequence ATGTCGGTTTTGGAAGATAAATATTCAAAGAAGTTTGAAGAAGTTGCCGCTCAGCCGAAGAACCGCGGGGCCTATTATCAGGAAGATGCCAATGAAAAGGGCATGGCCCTTGTAGAAGCCAAGTTTAAGGATATGAAACTTTACTGGCTGGTGGATACCGAAGAGGACCGGGTCTACAGCGCCAAGTTTTTTGCCTACGGGGGCAAGGTTTCGCTGGCGATCGGAGAGATGTTATGCTCTCTGGTCAAAGGGTTGACCATCACAGAGGCTTGTTCCCTTCTTGGAAGCGATGTGGAGAATCACCTCCGGGATGAACCGGAAGTGCCTTCGGTGCCGGAATCCAAGCTGTTTGCGTTTGGAGCGGTGGAAGAGTTGCTAAAAATCATCAAGGATGATTACACCGGCGCTAAGGGATTGGCGATAGCCAGCGCGGCGGCTAAAAAAGAGGGAAAACCCAAGCGGTCGATGGCCGAATTGTCGATGGCCGAACAGGCGTGGCTGGGGTTGAGCCTGGACGATCAAAAAGCCCAGATCAACCTGGTTCTGGACGACAAAATCCGCCCGGCTTTAATGGCCGATGGCGGCAACGTGGAAGTTCTGGACGTGGTGGACGGTGAAAAAATAATGATTCAATACCAGGGCGCTTGTGGAAGTTGCGGTTCCTCTTTAGGTGCCACACTTTCTTTCATGGAGCAGGCCCTGCGCAGTGAAATATATAACGAATTGATAGTTGTACCCAATATGTAG
- the sufB gene encoding Fe-S cluster assembly protein SufB, whose protein sequence is MKTTDNTVSDVVEDKKYKYGFQTLIESETFAKGLDEDVVRAISHKKNEPQFMLDFRLKAYEKWLTMKEPTWPNVHYPPIDYQNLSYYSAPKQKKLLDNIDEVDPELLRTFEKLGIPLDEQKKLANVAVDAVFDSVSVATTHKKKLMEVGIIFCPISEAIREYPELIEEYMGSVVPVGDNFYAALNSAVFTDGSFVYIPPDTISPMELSTYFRINTEETGQFERTLIICAENSYVSYLEGCTAPQFDTNQLHAAVVELVTMDNAEIKYSTVQNWYAGDMETGKGGIYNFVTKRGKCQGKKSKISWTQVETGSAITWKYPSCILQGDGSVGEFYSVALTNGHMQADTGTKMIHIGKNTRSSIISKGISADHSSNSYRGQVKVNKNAANARNYSQCDSMLVGDKCSAHTFPYIESANSSVQIEHEASTSKISEEQLFYFEQRGISRENAITAVINGFCKDVFKQLPMEFAVEAQKLLTLKLENSVG, encoded by the coding sequence ATGAAGACCACTGATAATACTGTATCCGACGTTGTGGAGGACAAAAAATATAAGTACGGGTTCCAGACCCTGATCGAGTCGGAAACCTTTGCCAAAGGCTTGGACGAGGATGTTGTCCGGGCTATATCTCACAAGAAGAACGAGCCGCAGTTCATGTTGGATTTCCGGCTGAAGGCTTATGAGAAATGGTTGACGATGAAAGAACCGACCTGGCCTAACGTGCATTACCCGCCGATCGACTATCAGAACCTTTCCTACTATTCCGCACCCAAGCAGAAGAAACTGCTGGATAATATTGATGAAGTGGACCCTGAACTTTTGCGGACCTTTGAGAAGCTTGGCATTCCGCTGGATGAACAGAAAAAACTGGCCAATGTCGCGGTGGATGCGGTTTTCGACAGTGTCAGCGTGGCGACGACCCACAAGAAAAAACTGATGGAAGTCGGCATCATCTTCTGCCCGATTTCAGAAGCCATTCGGGAGTATCCGGAACTGATCGAAGAATACATGGGGTCTGTCGTTCCGGTGGGCGATAATTTTTACGCCGCCTTGAACAGCGCCGTTTTTACGGATGGCTCATTTGTCTACATTCCGCCGGACACGATCAGCCCGATGGAACTCTCGACTTATTTCCGCATCAATACCGAAGAGACCGGCCAGTTTGAGCGGACCCTGATCATTTGCGCGGAAAACAGTTACGTGTCCTATCTGGAAGGCTGTACCGCGCCGCAGTTTGACACGAATCAACTACACGCCGCCGTGGTCGAGTTGGTCACGATGGACAATGCCGAGATCAAATACAGCACCGTGCAAAACTGGTATGCGGGGGACATGGAAACGGGCAAGGGTGGCATCTATAATTTTGTGACCAAGCGCGGAAAATGCCAGGGAAAAAAATCAAAGATTTCCTGGACTCAGGTGGAGACCGGATCGGCCATCACCTGGAAATACCCGAGCTGTATATTGCAGGGAGACGGTTCAGTGGGCGAGTTTTACTCCGTCGCTTTGACCAATGGGCATATGCAGGCTGATACCGGCACGAAGATGATTCATATCGGGAAAAATACCCGTTCCAGCATTATTTCCAAGGGCATCTCTGCCGATCATTCCAGCAACAGTTACCGTGGGCAGGTAAAGGTCAATAAGAACGCCGCCAATGCGAGGAACTATAGTCAGTGCGATAGCATGCTGGTCGGGGACAAATGCAGTGCGCATACCTTCCCCTATATTGAATCGGCAAATAGCTCCGTGCAGATTGAGCATGAGGCTTCCACGTCTAAAATCAGTGAAGAACAGCTTTTCTATTTTGAGCAGCGGGGGATTTCCCGCGAAAACGCGATCACGGCTGTGATCAACGGTTTTTGCAAGGATGTCTTCAAACAGTTGCCGATGGAATTTGCCGTGGAAGCGCAAAAACTGCTGACCCTGAAGCTGGAAAACAGCGTCGGTTAA